The following are encoded in a window of Miltoncostaea marina genomic DNA:
- a CDS encoding helix-turn-helix transcriptional regulator — translation MTLLGRDADLAAMRELLASARESRGGGLVIRGEGGVGKTALLRAAEEEAAGAGMRVLRATGVETESELPFASLHQVLAPGLDRLGALPAPQAAALRGAFGLSAERVDDRFLISLGALGLLADLADEGPLLVSVDDAQWLDRPSAEALGFVARRLVAEPIALLFAAREGDARRFDGPGIPDRRVAGLERAAARALLEASAGGAVAPHVAERLVTVTGGNPLALVEMPQLLEPDQLAGRRPLPEHLPLTSRLEQSFAERARGLDEGARAVLAVAAADDTGALGVVAAAAARLGAGAEAIEAAERSGLLGIAGDRVTLRHPIARAALHRGLALGARRAAHLALAEVLSGDDEADRRAWHRAAAAIAPDEAIAAELERTAERAGLRSGHAAAAAALERAARLSADDAARARRLVAAAEAAWQAGRAPLAQGLADEAEALAGDDALRNRVRSVRAAIAMVRGRPADAHALLLEAAAHAPDPAVRADLLLRAGEAAAAAGDAAGLARADERAAGLPAGVAVAGRAWLAGVRRAAEGRIAEALEPLRAASAASEGEDDPRQLVWSSNADAWLGDLDRTLVLQRRAIELARARGALGTVAVALTRRGALLAWHGRVHEAWADGEEALRLTEEAGIENSTAQARAVLAGVAALRGDEDACREHAERALAQAARRGLLATWETTTFALSELALARRRYEEALERLAQMAAGGRRVMTPLAHHAAVPRLVEAAVRAGRPEAAAAPLERFARWAGLTGAPGAAALLLRCRGLVAGGEEGLALLEAAVAEPDPARWSLSRARSELFLGEALRRARRRGEARAALRPALEAFEGLGATAWADRAREELAATGESLRRRDPGAVAALTPQERRIARSVAEGSSNKEVASQLFLSPKTVEYHLGKVFQKLGIGSRADLAALGVDAFA, via the coding sequence GTGACGCTCCTGGGCCGCGACGCCGACCTCGCCGCCATGCGCGAGCTGCTGGCGTCGGCCCGCGAGTCGCGCGGGGGCGGGCTGGTGATCCGGGGCGAGGGCGGGGTCGGCAAGACCGCGCTGCTGCGGGCCGCCGAGGAGGAGGCGGCCGGGGCCGGCATGCGCGTGCTGCGGGCGACCGGCGTCGAGACCGAGTCCGAGCTGCCGTTCGCGAGCCTGCACCAGGTGCTCGCGCCCGGCCTCGACCGCCTCGGGGCGCTGCCCGCGCCGCAGGCCGCCGCGCTGCGCGGCGCGTTCGGCCTGAGCGCCGAGCGCGTCGACGACCGCTTCCTCATCTCGCTGGGCGCGCTCGGGCTGCTGGCGGACCTCGCCGACGAGGGGCCGCTGCTCGTGTCGGTCGACGACGCCCAGTGGCTCGACCGCCCGTCCGCCGAGGCGCTCGGGTTCGTGGCGCGCCGCCTGGTGGCCGAGCCGATCGCGCTGCTGTTCGCGGCCCGCGAGGGCGACGCGCGGCGCTTCGACGGCCCCGGCATCCCCGACCGGCGCGTCGCGGGCCTCGAGCGCGCCGCGGCGCGCGCCCTGCTCGAGGCCTCGGCCGGCGGGGCGGTCGCGCCGCACGTGGCCGAGCGCCTCGTCACGGTGACCGGCGGCAACCCGCTCGCGCTGGTCGAGATGCCGCAGCTGCTCGAGCCCGACCAGCTCGCCGGGCGCCGCCCGCTGCCCGAGCACCTGCCGCTCACCAGCCGGCTCGAGCAGTCGTTCGCCGAGCGGGCGCGCGGCCTCGACGAGGGCGCCCGCGCCGTGCTCGCCGTCGCCGCGGCCGACGACACCGGCGCGCTCGGCGTCGTGGCCGCGGCGGCCGCGCGCCTCGGCGCCGGCGCCGAGGCGATCGAGGCGGCCGAGCGCTCCGGGCTGCTCGGCATCGCGGGCGACCGGGTGACGCTGCGGCACCCCATCGCCCGCGCCGCCCTGCACCGCGGGCTCGCGCTGGGGGCGCGCCGCGCGGCCCACCTGGCGCTGGCGGAGGTGCTGTCCGGCGACGACGAGGCCGACCGGCGGGCGTGGCACCGCGCCGCGGCGGCGATCGCGCCCGACGAGGCGATCGCCGCCGAGCTGGAGCGCACCGCCGAGCGCGCCGGCCTGCGCAGCGGCCACGCGGCCGCCGCGGCCGCGCTCGAGCGGGCCGCCCGGCTCTCGGCGGACGACGCCGCGCGGGCGCGGCGGCTGGTGGCCGCCGCCGAGGCCGCGTGGCAGGCCGGGCGCGCGCCGCTGGCCCAGGGGCTGGCCGACGAGGCTGAGGCGCTGGCGGGCGACGACGCCCTGCGCAACCGGGTGCGCTCCGTGCGGGCGGCGATCGCCATGGTGCGCGGGCGGCCGGCCGACGCGCACGCCCTGCTGCTGGAGGCGGCGGCCCACGCGCCCGACCCCGCCGTGCGGGCGGACCTGCTGCTGCGCGCCGGCGAGGCCGCCGCCGCGGCGGGCGACGCGGCCGGGCTGGCTCGGGCGGACGAGCGCGCCGCGGGGCTGCCGGCCGGGGTGGCCGTGGCCGGCCGCGCCTGGCTGGCCGGCGTGCGCCGCGCCGCGGAGGGGCGCATCGCGGAGGCGCTCGAGCCGCTGCGCGCCGCCTCGGCGGCGTCGGAGGGCGAGGACGACCCGCGCCAGCTCGTGTGGAGCTCCAACGCCGACGCCTGGCTCGGCGACCTCGACCGCACCCTGGTGCTGCAGCGGCGGGCGATCGAGCTGGCGCGCGCGCGGGGCGCGCTCGGCACCGTCGCGGTGGCGCTCACCCGGCGCGGCGCGCTGCTCGCCTGGCACGGCCGCGTGCACGAGGCGTGGGCCGACGGCGAGGAGGCCCTGCGCCTCACCGAGGAGGCCGGCATCGAGAACAGCACGGCCCAGGCGCGCGCCGTGCTCGCCGGCGTGGCGGCGCTGCGCGGCGACGAGGACGCCTGCCGCGAGCACGCGGAGCGGGCGCTGGCGCAGGCGGCCCGCCGGGGGCTGCTGGCGACCTGGGAGACGACGACGTTCGCGCTGTCCGAGCTCGCGCTGGCGCGCCGGCGGTACGAGGAGGCGCTCGAGCGCCTGGCGCAGATGGCCGCGGGCGGGCGCCGCGTCATGACGCCGCTCGCCCACCACGCCGCCGTGCCGCGGCTGGTGGAGGCGGCCGTGCGCGCGGGCCGGCCGGAGGCGGCGGCCGCCCCCCTCGAGCGCTTCGCCCGCTGGGCCGGGCTGACCGGCGCGCCCGGGGCGGCCGCGCTGCTGCTGCGGTGCCGCGGCCTCGTGGCGGGCGGCGAGGAGGGCCTGGCGCTGCTCGAGGCCGCCGTCGCCGAGCCCGATCCGGCGCGGTGGTCGCTGTCGCGGGCGCGCTCGGAGCTGTTCCTGGGCGAGGCGCTGCGCCGCGCCCGCCGCCGCGGAGAGGCGCGAGCCGCGCTGCGGCCCGCGCTCGAGGCCTTCGAGGGCCTCGGCGCGACCGCCTGGGCCGACCGGGCGCGCGAGGAGCTCGCGGCCACCGGCGAGTCGCTGCGCCGCCGGGACCCCGGCGCCGTCGCGGCGCTGACCCCCCAGGAGCGTCGCATCGCCCGCTCCGTGGCCGAGGGGTCCTCCAACAAGGAGGTCGCCTCGCAGCTCTTCCTGAGCCCCAAGACGGTGGAGTACCACCTCGGCAAGGTGTTCCAGAAGCTGGGGATCGGCTCGCGCGCCGACCTCGCGGCGCTCGGGGTCGACGCCTTCGCGTGA
- a CDS encoding HAD-IIA family hydrolase: MDMDGVLVREERPIPGADAFVARLRERGAPFLVLTNNSVYTPRDLAARLRLSGLDVPERAIWTSALATARFLDDQRPGGSAFVVGEAGLTTALHDVGYTLTERAPDYVVLGETRTYSFERITQAIRLISAGARFIATNPDATGPAEEGPLPATGAVAALVSRATGVRPYFVGKPNPLMMRSALNAIDAHSETTAMIGDRMDTDVVSGIEAGLETILVLTGSTSRAEVERFPYQPSRIAESVADLLDEVR, from the coding sequence ATGGACATGGACGGCGTGCTCGTGCGCGAGGAGCGGCCGATCCCCGGGGCCGACGCGTTCGTGGCGCGCCTGCGCGAGCGCGGCGCGCCGTTCCTCGTGCTGACCAACAACTCCGTCTACACGCCGCGCGACCTGGCGGCCCGCTTGCGCCTGAGCGGCCTCGACGTGCCGGAGCGCGCCATCTGGACCTCGGCGCTGGCCACGGCGCGCTTCCTCGACGACCAGCGCCCGGGCGGCTCCGCGTTCGTGGTGGGCGAGGCGGGCCTGACCACAGCGCTCCACGACGTGGGCTACACCCTCACCGAGCGGGCGCCGGACTACGTGGTGCTCGGCGAGACGCGCACCTACAGCTTCGAGCGCATCACCCAGGCGATCCGGCTCATCTCGGCGGGGGCCCGCTTCATCGCGACGAACCCCGACGCCACCGGCCCGGCCGAGGAGGGGCCGCTGCCCGCCACGGGCGCGGTGGCCGCGCTCGTCAGCCGCGCGACCGGGGTGCGGCCGTACTTCGTCGGCAAGCCGAACCCGCTGATGATGCGCTCGGCGCTCAACGCCATCGACGCGCACTCCGAGACCACGGCCATGATCGGCGACCGGATGGACACGGACGTCGTCTCGGGCATCGAGGCGGGCCTCGAGACGATCCTGGTGCTGACGGGCTCCACGTCGCGGGCGGAGGTGGAGCGCTTCCCCTACCAGCCGTCCCGCATCGCGGAATCGGTGGCCGATCTGCTCGACGAGGTGCGCTGA